Proteins encoded within one genomic window of Amorphoplanes friuliensis DSM 7358:
- the dxs gene encoding 1-deoxy-D-xylulose-5-phosphate synthase, translated as MSERGQDLLGTIRGPQDLKGLDAEQMTALGAEIRAFLIAKVARTGGHIGPNLGVVELTLAMHRVFDSPRDRFIFDTGHQAYVHKMVTGRQEGFDRLKRRGGLTGYPSRAESEHDLVENCHASTALSYADGMAKAYALRGEARHVVAVVGDGALTGGMCWEALNNIAATRNPLVIIVNDNGRSYAPTVGGLADHLASLRLSPGYEKGLELIKDTLGKTPLVGKPLFGALHAAKRGIKDAVAPQAMFEDLGIKYFGPVDGHDLAAMESALARAKGYGGPVIVHAVTQKGRGYAPAEQDEADRLHAPGAFDPETGRQLAAPSLKWTKVFADELVALAGERPDIVGITAAMPESTGIDALAAAYPDRAFDVGIAEQHATTSAAGLALAGLHPVVAIYATFLNRAFDQVLLDVALHRLPVTFVLDRAGVTGPDGPSHYGIWDMSLLGVVPGLRVAAPRDAETLRTSLREAVAISDGPTVVRFPSGSVPATVPALRRVGSVDVLAETPERKDVLLVTVGRFAQLGVQVAAELEKRGIGVTVVNPLWVRPVPVELVGLAGAHRLVVTVEDGVRNGGIGDAVAKLLRDHELDVPLRDLGVPVQWIDHGTRAEILAEIGLTAADITERVQRWTEGLSTSDQPVRSSIGRD; from the coding sequence ATGAGTGAGCGCGGGCAGGATCTGCTGGGCACGATCCGGGGACCTCAGGATCTGAAGGGTCTGGATGCCGAGCAGATGACCGCGCTCGGGGCCGAGATCAGGGCTTTTCTGATCGCCAAGGTGGCGCGTACCGGTGGTCACATCGGTCCGAACCTGGGCGTGGTCGAGCTCACGCTGGCGATGCACCGGGTCTTCGACAGCCCGCGTGACAGGTTCATCTTCGACACCGGGCACCAGGCCTACGTGCACAAGATGGTGACCGGGCGGCAGGAGGGTTTCGACCGGCTGAAGCGGCGGGGCGGGCTCACGGGTTATCCGAGCCGGGCGGAGAGCGAGCACGACCTCGTCGAGAACTGTCACGCGTCCACGGCGCTGTCCTACGCCGACGGCATGGCCAAGGCGTACGCGTTGCGGGGTGAGGCACGGCACGTCGTCGCGGTGGTCGGGGACGGGGCCCTCACGGGTGGGATGTGCTGGGAGGCGCTCAACAACATCGCTGCCACCCGCAATCCGCTGGTCATCATCGTCAACGACAACGGCCGGTCGTACGCGCCGACCGTCGGCGGGCTCGCGGATCATCTGGCGTCGTTGCGGCTCAGCCCGGGGTACGAAAAAGGGCTTGAGCTGATCAAGGACACGCTCGGGAAGACGCCGCTGGTCGGCAAGCCGTTGTTCGGCGCTCTGCACGCGGCCAAGAGGGGCATCAAGGATGCCGTGGCGCCGCAGGCGATGTTCGAGGACCTCGGGATCAAGTATTTCGGGCCGGTCGACGGGCACGATCTGGCCGCGATGGAGTCGGCGCTCGCCCGGGCGAAGGGTTACGGCGGCCCGGTCATCGTGCACGCGGTGACGCAGAAGGGTCGCGGCTACGCGCCGGCCGAGCAGGACGAGGCCGACCGGCTGCACGCGCCGGGGGCGTTCGACCCGGAGACGGGCAGGCAGCTGGCCGCGCCCAGCCTCAAGTGGACCAAGGTGTTCGCCGACGAGCTGGTGGCGCTCGCCGGTGAACGGCCGGACATCGTCGGCATCACCGCGGCCATGCCGGAGTCGACGGGCATCGACGCGCTGGCCGCCGCGTACCCGGATCGGGCCTTTGATGTCGGTATCGCCGAGCAGCATGCGACCACGTCCGCTGCCGGGCTCGCGCTGGCCGGTCTGCACCCGGTCGTGGCGATCTACGCGACGTTCCTCAACCGGGCGTTCGACCAGGTGCTGCTGGACGTGGCGCTGCACCGGCTGCCCGTGACGTTTGTCCTCGACCGGGCCGGAGTCACCGGGCCGGACGGGCCGAGTCACTACGGCATCTGGGACATGTCCCTCCTCGGTGTCGTGCCGGGTCTGCGCGTGGCCGCGCCCCGCGACGCCGAGACCCTGCGGACGTCGCTGCGCGAGGCGGTGGCGATCAGCGACGGCCCGACCGTGGTGCGCTTCCCGAGCGGATCGGTGCCCGCCACGGTGCCGGCGCTGCGCCGGGTCGGCAGTGTCGACGTGCTCGCCGAAACGCCTGAACGCAAGGACGTCCTGCTGGTCACGGTGGGACGGTTCGCTCAGCTGGGCGTACAGGTGGCGGCTGAGCTGGAGAAACGCGGCATCGGCGTCACGGTTGTCAACCCGCTCTGGGTGCGCCCGGTCCCGGTCGAGCTGGTCGGGCTCGCCGGTGCGCACCGGCTCGTCGTGACCGTCGAGGACGGGGTCCGCAACGGTGGCATCGGTGACGCGGTCGCCAAGCTGCTGCGCGACCACGAGCTGGATGTGCCGCTGCGTGACCTGGGTGTGCCGGTGCAGTGGATCGACCACGGCACGCGCGCCGAGATCCTCGCCGAGATCGGCCTGACGGCCGCCGACATCACCGAGCGCGTACAGCGCTGGACCGAAGGGCTGTCAACTTCCGACCAGCCCGTTCGGTCCAGCATCGGTCGCGACTGA
- a CDS encoding GH92 family glycosyl hydrolase, producing MRSALAIAVVIAGIPLGAAPAQAAPADRPAAPAFQSSFEQADPPSLDSTPFGKQTNVTGRIPPGSLSAFAAGVTASAENPPGETATRLLDGNSGTKWLAFARTAEIVYRFDRPVVATDYAMTSADDVPGRDPKNWTVDGSTDGTTWTPIDTQADQAFSDRRQEKKYKTTNTTAYTSYRLSITLNAGEAITQLADWDLRDGRPGEAPMLATVAGGPASGLNSKPGVGFTGTRALRYGGKHVADGAAAASDVLFDKVGRRLTNRSELSYLIFPEGSGDLAVPSSWVALDLVLDNGSKLSTRNRVVDSNGFGVSARDHGQQKSLFENQWNAIHIDLSSLAGRTVEKVLLSYDYPGGKASTVFSGWVDDVRIGTRAPGIDGSNRLNYVDTRRGTLSSSAYSRGTNVPATAWPNGFNFFTPMTDGDSQGTLYEYQRANNADNLPTLEAIGISHEPSIWMGDRNQLGIMPSLSATPTGDLAARALPFRHADEIARPDLYSVKFQNGLTTQVTPTDHGGVYRFQFPGTTGSVVVDRVGGSASLNVAADGVVSGWVDGGNGSGISRMFVYGAFDTTPTTVGTATGGRTDARYASFATKPGQEVLLRLATSFISLDQAHRNLDLEVTGKSFSAVNRAAAVAWNDRLDVIDVEGATQNQLVTLYSNLYRLNLYPNSQFENTGTAAAPKYQHASPVAPQTGAATGTTTNAKIVDGKIYVNNGFWDTYRTVWPLYSLLYPKLAAELVDGFVQQYREGGWIARWSSPGYSDIMTGTSSDVAFADAYLNGALPTATALEAYDAALKNATAVSPSNNVGRKSLDKSIFLGYTPDSQGESVSWGLEGYINDHGIGLMAAELAKDRKTPAARRHQLTEESAYFLDRAKNYVQMFDPKTGFFRPKTAAGAVAGGANFDPTAWWGPYTETNGWNFAFHAPFDVDGLESLYGGSAGLVKKLDQFFATPETGGGGTIHEMVEARAVRMGQLGMSNQPSHHIPYLYAAAGEPSKTQAAVREIQQRLFVGSEIGQGYLGDEDNGEMSAWSIFSALGFYPLSLGSGEYTVGSPLFKKSTVHLENGRKLVISAPGNSTDRRYISSAELNGKKLRTATLPVDALTGGGRVEFTMSSTPTRWGQRTTPAQPQRTPGTDATKAGYGVLSVSDGSSLAPLTDDTSRTATTFATATPAITWKSTSGAVTVGSYTLTSGSTGSAPTSWRLEGSADGTTWKTLDTRTAEAFRWPMQTRPFQISRPRPYKVYRLTLSGPAPATLAEVELLAGPGSTGELAITPATGLQAVPGAAVTTALATVSGATSATATADFLDGKGPQPATLTRTPLGTQTVSAEHTFPNSGEYSVVVAASEGKSKVSTTVVVSVGRDETLTGAFDSACIGDPGVGADCDAGGWAFNRKLLADSGLVQGKTIAVPGTELTFDLPNATPKGLDNATANGQTIRLAPGSDATQLSIIGTATQATQHITATLRFSDGSTAPVAIDYGDWVGAAGNPISGNIVVGKSAGRLNGASDSDGQTVAIFSTAPYTIPAGKTPVSLELPTQTGDPKAVGRVHVFAIASDGRRTAEKALSATPVPVGTQRAGADFTAKVATASGGTATYTARINWGDATALQTATVTVDDAGQATVTGSHRYARPGNYTVAVTVDDGVTSAVTTTSVTVS from the coding sequence ATGCGCTCTGCGCTCGCCATAGCAGTTGTCATCGCCGGTATACCCCTTGGTGCGGCGCCGGCGCAGGCCGCGCCGGCCGACCGTCCCGCCGCGCCGGCGTTCCAGTCGTCGTTCGAGCAAGCCGATCCGCCGTCACTGGACAGCACGCCCTTCGGCAAGCAGACCAACGTCACCGGCCGTATACCGCCCGGCAGCCTGTCGGCCTTCGCGGCCGGTGTCACGGCCTCGGCGGAGAACCCGCCCGGTGAGACGGCCACGCGGCTGCTCGACGGCAACTCCGGCACCAAGTGGCTCGCGTTCGCGCGGACGGCCGAGATCGTGTACCGCTTCGACCGGCCGGTGGTCGCCACCGACTACGCGATGACCAGCGCGGACGACGTTCCCGGACGTGACCCGAAGAACTGGACGGTCGACGGTTCGACCGACGGGACGACCTGGACGCCGATCGACACCCAGGCTGACCAGGCTTTCAGCGACCGTCGCCAGGAGAAGAAGTACAAGACCACCAACACGACGGCCTACACCTCGTACCGTCTCTCGATCACCCTGAACGCCGGCGAGGCCATCACGCAGCTGGCCGACTGGGACCTGCGTGACGGGCGGCCCGGCGAGGCGCCGATGCTGGCCACGGTGGCCGGTGGCCCGGCCAGCGGCCTGAACTCCAAGCCCGGCGTCGGCTTCACCGGCACCCGGGCCCTGCGGTACGGCGGCAAGCACGTGGCCGACGGGGCTGCCGCAGCGAGTGATGTGCTGTTCGACAAGGTCGGCCGGCGCCTCACCAACCGCAGCGAACTGTCGTACCTGATCTTCCCTGAGGGCTCCGGCGATCTGGCCGTACCGTCGTCGTGGGTGGCTCTTGATCTGGTCCTCGACAACGGCAGCAAGCTCTCCACGCGCAACCGGGTGGTGGACAGCAACGGTTTCGGGGTGAGCGCGCGTGACCACGGGCAGCAGAAGTCGCTCTTCGAGAACCAGTGGAACGCGATCCACATCGACCTGAGCAGCCTCGCCGGTCGCACGGTCGAGAAGGTCCTGCTCAGCTACGACTATCCGGGCGGCAAGGCGAGCACCGTGTTCTCGGGCTGGGTCGACGACGTCCGGATCGGCACCCGGGCTCCCGGGATCGACGGTTCGAACCGCCTCAACTACGTCGACACCCGGCGCGGCACGCTGTCGAGCTCGGCGTACTCGCGGGGCACCAACGTGCCGGCGACCGCCTGGCCCAACGGCTTCAATTTCTTCACGCCGATGACCGACGGCGACAGCCAGGGCACCCTGTACGAGTACCAGCGGGCCAACAACGCCGACAACCTGCCGACACTGGAAGCCATCGGCATCTCGCACGAGCCGAGCATCTGGATGGGCGACCGCAACCAGCTCGGCATCATGCCGTCGCTGTCGGCCACGCCGACCGGTGACCTCGCCGCGCGGGCCCTGCCGTTCCGTCACGCCGACGAGATCGCGCGCCCGGACCTCTACAGCGTCAAGTTCCAGAACGGCCTGACCACCCAGGTCACGCCGACCGACCACGGTGGTGTCTACCGCTTCCAGTTCCCCGGGACCACGGGCAGCGTCGTCGTGGACCGTGTCGGCGGCTCGGCGTCGCTGAACGTCGCCGCGGACGGGGTGGTGTCCGGCTGGGTCGACGGTGGCAACGGCAGCGGCATCAGCCGCATGTTCGTCTACGGCGCCTTCGACACCACTCCCACCACCGTGGGGACGGCGACCGGCGGCCGCACCGACGCCCGCTACGCCAGCTTCGCCACCAAGCCCGGCCAGGAAGTGCTGCTGCGCCTGGCCACCTCGTTCATCTCCCTGGACCAGGCGCACAGGAACCTCGACCTGGAGGTCACCGGCAAGAGCTTCTCGGCGGTCAACCGGGCGGCGGCCGTGGCCTGGAACGACCGGCTCGACGTCATCGATGTCGAGGGGGCGACCCAGAACCAGCTGGTCACGCTCTACTCGAACCTCTACCGGCTGAACCTGTACCCGAACTCGCAGTTCGAGAACACCGGGACGGCGGCGGCGCCGAAGTACCAGCACGCGAGCCCGGTGGCGCCGCAGACCGGTGCGGCCACCGGCACCACGACCAACGCGAAGATCGTCGACGGCAAGATCTACGTCAACAACGGCTTCTGGGACACGTACCGGACCGTCTGGCCGCTGTACAGCCTGCTCTATCCGAAGCTCGCGGCGGAGCTCGTCGACGGCTTCGTGCAGCAGTACCGCGAGGGTGGCTGGATCGCCCGCTGGTCGTCGCCCGGATACTCCGACATCATGACCGGGACCAGCTCGGACGTGGCTTTTGCGGATGCGTACCTGAACGGCGCTCTGCCGACCGCGACGGCGCTGGAGGCCTACGACGCGGCGCTCAAGAACGCCACCGCGGTGTCACCGTCGAACAACGTGGGACGCAAGAGCCTCGACAAGTCGATCTTCCTGGGTTACACGCCCGATTCGCAGGGCGAGAGCGTGTCGTGGGGCCTCGAGGGCTACATCAACGATCACGGCATCGGGCTGATGGCGGCCGAGCTCGCCAAGGACCGCAAGACCCCGGCGGCGCGGCGTCACCAGCTCACCGAGGAGTCGGCGTACTTCCTCGACCGGGCCAAGAACTACGTGCAGATGTTCGACCCCAAGACGGGGTTCTTCCGGCCGAAGACCGCCGCGGGCGCTGTCGCCGGTGGCGCGAACTTCGATCCGACCGCCTGGTGGGGTCCCTACACCGAGACCAACGGCTGGAACTTCGCGTTCCATGCACCCTTCGACGTGGACGGCCTCGAGTCGCTCTACGGCGGTTCGGCCGGGCTGGTCAAGAAGCTGGACCAGTTCTTCGCCACCCCCGAGACGGGAGGCGGCGGCACGATCCACGAGATGGTCGAGGCTCGCGCCGTACGGATGGGCCAGCTCGGCATGAGCAACCAGCCCTCGCACCACATCCCCTACCTCTACGCGGCGGCGGGGGAGCCGAGCAAGACCCAGGCAGCGGTCCGCGAGATCCAGCAACGCCTCTTCGTCGGCAGCGAGATCGGCCAGGGCTACCTGGGCGACGAGGACAACGGTGAGATGTCGGCCTGGTCGATCTTCTCGGCTCTCGGCTTCTACCCCCTGTCGCTGGGCAGTGGTGAGTACACCGTCGGCTCGCCGCTGTTCAAGAAGTCCACGGTGCACCTCGAGAACGGCCGCAAGCTGGTCATCAGCGCTCCGGGCAACAGCACCGACCGCCGGTACATCAGCTCGGCCGAGCTGAACGGCAAGAAGCTACGGACCGCGACGCTGCCCGTGGACGCCCTGACCGGCGGTGGCCGGGTCGAGTTCACGATGAGTTCGACACCGACCCGCTGGGGGCAGCGCACCACACCGGCGCAGCCGCAGCGGACACCCGGCACCGACGCCACCAAGGCGGGCTACGGCGTGCTGAGCGTGTCCGACGGCAGCAGCCTCGCGCCGCTGACCGACGACACCTCACGCACCGCCACCACGTTTGCGACAGCGACGCCGGCGATCACCTGGAAGTCGACCAGCGGCGCCGTCACGGTCGGTTCCTACACCCTGACGTCCGGGAGCACCGGCAGCGCACCCACCTCCTGGCGGCTGGAGGGCTCCGCCGACGGCACGACCTGGAAGACGCTGGACACCCGCACCGCTGAGGCGTTCCGGTGGCCGATGCAGACCCGGCCGTTCCAGATCAGCAGGCCGCGACCGTACAAGGTCTACCGGCTGACGCTCTCCGGTCCGGCACCGGCCACCCTGGCCGAGGTCGAGCTGCTCGCCGGTCCGGGCTCCACCGGCGAACTTGCGATCACTCCGGCGACCGGTCTGCAGGCGGTGCCCGGGGCGGCCGTGACCACAGCACTGGCCACGGTCTCGGGCGCGACGAGTGCCACCGCCACCGCGGACTTCCTCGACGGCAAGGGTCCACAACCCGCGACCCTGACGCGTACGCCGCTCGGCACGCAGACGGTCAGCGCCGAGCACACGTTCCCGAATTCCGGGGAGTATTCGGTGGTCGTGGCCGCATCGGAGGGTAAGTCCAAGGTGAGCACCACGGTGGTGGTCTCGGTGGGCCGCGATGAAACACTCACGGGTGCCTTCGACTCGGCCTGCATCGGCGACCCTGGTGTCGGCGCCGACTGTGACGCCGGCGGGTGGGCGTTCAACCGCAAGCTGCTCGCCGACAGCGGACTGGTTCAGGGCAAGACGATCGCGGTGCCGGGCACCGAGCTCACCTTCGACCTGCCGAACGCCACCCCGAAGGGCCTCGACAACGCGACCGCGAACGGCCAGACGATCCGTCTGGCCCCCGGGTCCGACGCGACCCAGCTCTCGATCATCGGTACGGCAACACAGGCGACGCAGCACATCACGGCCACCCTGCGCTTCAGCGACGGTTCCACCGCACCGGTGGCGATCGACTACGGAGACTGGGTCGGGGCGGCGGGTAATCCGATCAGCGGAAACATCGTGGTGGGCAAGTCGGCCGGCCGGCTCAACGGCGCGAGTGACAGCGATGGTCAGACCGTCGCCATCTTCTCGACCGCGCCGTACACGATCCCGGCGGGCAAGACCCCGGTCTCCCTGGAGCTGCCCACCCAGACCGGTGACCCGAAAGCGGTCGGGCGTGTGCACGTGTTCGCGATCGCCTCGGACGGTCGGCGAACCGCGGAGAAGGCGCTTTCCGCGACTCCCGTTCCTGTCGGGACCCAGCGGGCCGGCGCCGACTTCACGGCGAAGGTCGCCACCGCGTCAGGTGGCACGGCGACCTACACCGCCCGGATCAACTGGGGAGACGCGACAGCGTTGCAGACGGCGACCGTGACCGTCGACGATGCAGGCCAGGCCACCGTCACCGGCAGCCACCGGTACGCCCGGCCGGGCAACTACACCGTGGCCGTGACTGTCGACGACGGTGTGACGAGCGCGGTGACAACCACCAGCGTGACCGTCTCCTAG
- a CDS encoding glycoside hydrolase family protein, whose amino-acid sequence MSALRSRRRVLAVAVSATVVAGLGVLGITTAMAADAGPIKGLGGKCVDVAGANSANGTAVQLWDCNGTGAQRWTVDGQQIQALGKCLDVTAASAADGAKVQLYACNNSGAQKWSAQGGRLVNAGSGKCLDATGQSSASGTRLQIWTCTGAAGQTWQVPGATTAPTTAAPTATQPPATQPPATGVKKKGVSSWEFAGVAGGVKDVGAGWYYNWGTNNDKMPADAEFVPMIWDETVVTAANLAKVKTEGTTLLGFNEPDLNEQAKMPVQQALDLWPQLQGTGMRLGSPAVAYGGDTPGGWLDQFMTGARQRNLKVDFITLHWYGSDFSDAAVGQFMGYVKAVHDRYQLPIWVTEFGLMNFSGTPKFPNTAQITAFIRNATAQLQSAPYVERYAWFSLPAVGDSVDYGLYRDATTPTEAGKAYRSAGS is encoded by the coding sequence ATGTCAGCATTGCGTTCCCGGCGGCGGGTCCTGGCCGTCGCCGTTTCAGCCACCGTTGTCGCCGGTCTCGGCGTTCTGGGCATCACCACCGCGATGGCGGCGGATGCCGGGCCGATCAAGGGCCTCGGCGGCAAGTGTGTCGACGTCGCGGGGGCCAATTCGGCCAACGGGACGGCCGTGCAGCTCTGGGACTGCAACGGCACCGGGGCGCAGCGCTGGACCGTGGACGGTCAGCAGATCCAGGCTCTCGGGAAGTGCCTCGATGTCACGGCGGCGTCCGCTGCCGACGGTGCCAAGGTCCAGCTGTACGCGTGCAACAACAGCGGCGCGCAGAAGTGGTCCGCGCAGGGCGGCCGGCTGGTGAACGCCGGGTCCGGGAAGTGTCTGGACGCGACCGGGCAGAGTTCGGCCAGCGGCACCCGGTTGCAGATCTGGACGTGCACCGGTGCGGCGGGTCAGACCTGGCAGGTGCCCGGGGCCACCACGGCACCGACCACCGCGGCGCCTACGGCCACTCAGCCCCCAGCCACTCAGCCGCCCGCCACCGGCGTCAAGAAGAAGGGTGTCAGCAGCTGGGAGTTCGCCGGCGTGGCCGGAGGCGTGAAGGACGTCGGCGCCGGCTGGTACTACAACTGGGGCACCAACAACGACAAGATGCCCGCCGACGCCGAGTTCGTGCCGATGATCTGGGACGAGACGGTCGTGACCGCGGCCAACCTTGCCAAGGTCAAGACCGAGGGCACCACGCTGCTCGGCTTCAACGAGCCCGACCTGAACGAGCAGGCGAAGATGCCCGTTCAGCAGGCGCTCGACCTGTGGCCGCAGCTGCAGGGGACCGGGATGCGGCTGGGCAGCCCGGCCGTGGCGTACGGCGGCGACACCCCGGGTGGCTGGCTGGACCAGTTCATGACCGGTGCCCGCCAGCGCAACCTCAAGGTCGACTTCATCACCCTGCACTGGTACGGCTCGGACTTCAGCGACGCCGCCGTCGGCCAGTTCATGGGCTACGTCAAGGCCGTGCACGACCGTTACCAGCTGCCGATCTGGGTCACCGAGTTCGGCCTGATGAACTTCTCCGGTACCCCGAAGTTCCCGAACACCGCGCAGATCACAGCCTTCATCCGCAATGCCACGGCACAGCTGCAGAGCGCCCCGTACGTCGAGCGGTACGCCTGGTTCTCGCTGCCCGCCGTGGGTGACTCCGTCGACTACGGGCTGTACCGCGACGCCACCACACCCACCGAGGCGGGTAAGGCGTACCGGTCGGCAGGCTCCTGA
- a CDS encoding GNAT family N-acetyltransferase, with protein MRLYPRVLETSRAGLHLRQLAPSDAADYYALVQANAGHLTRHGDYQDEVAATADEVTESLAGQDGAQFRFGVFLHGRLIGRADLIPVDPPRFGLGYWLSEDATGNGYAGAAVGALLDHARAVHGATDVFAGVTHGNRPSEALLHRLGFTVVADLGTYNRFHLALGQVTVR; from the coding sequence GTGCGCTTGTATCCGCGGGTGCTGGAAACTTCGAGAGCCGGTCTGCACCTGCGTCAGCTCGCCCCGTCGGATGCCGCCGATTACTACGCCCTGGTGCAGGCCAACGCCGGGCACCTGACCAGGCACGGCGACTACCAGGACGAGGTCGCCGCCACGGCCGACGAGGTCACGGAGAGCCTGGCCGGCCAGGACGGGGCACAGTTCCGTTTCGGTGTTTTCCTGCACGGGCGGCTGATCGGACGAGCAGACCTCATCCCGGTGGACCCGCCGCGCTTCGGCCTCGGCTACTGGCTCAGCGAGGACGCCACCGGCAACGGCTACGCCGGCGCAGCGGTCGGCGCGCTGCTCGACCACGCACGCGCGGTGCACGGCGCCACCGACGTCTTCGCCGGCGTGACCCACGGCAACCGGCCGAGCGAAGCCCTGTTGCACCGCCTCGGCTTCACCGTCGTGGCGGACCTGGGCACCTACAACCGCTTCCACCTGGCTCTGGGTCAGGTCACCGTCCGCTGA